One Mugil cephalus isolate CIBA_MC_2020 chromosome 10, CIBA_Mcephalus_1.1, whole genome shotgun sequence genomic window carries:
- the tsnaxip1 gene encoding translin-associated factor X-interacting protein 1: MSPHKDIKFPPLTSSQKQRLTYDQSQHNNTVQMTEESQEESSGAISVHACSSRNLCWTGSNYIYATPGRKPQLLMQLENFVNKELYIISPHEPNFQELKLQVYRGVFGCFINAFKTYQPILSAIKKEYENTLAHQQDRITELEPLRSHLRLVTEECDRKIQARWSEEQAEIGVLKREKQQLLKDIEAMREKEKSMQAVVDRLQSELSNQYLQYRDERDARKLLILQLNELTRGSAKTEHPADENKEDAKDTVGLQLALEVCRGDLTKAQEELTRMKAEYWDVVPRRDWDTLQLKHQQTLLQFKTLEGDFDQLKSEYDTLLELHKRGNMQDKTQVSISVQTDESVSQGQSQVEPNHLEELINSEGPESDTLTVQESRVAMGTAKSDQETDECVALAQSEADGSNDAISPQRPHSVTHSSNVEPKPEI; this comes from the exons ATGTCACCGCACAAAGACATCAAATTTCCACCTTTAACGTCGTCGCAAAAACAAAG acttaCATATGACCAGAGTCAACATAATAACACTGTCCAGATGACAGAGGAATCACAAGAAGAAAGCTCTGGTGCTATTTCTGTCCATGCATGTTCTTCAAGAAAT TTGTGCTGGACAGGAAGCAACTACATTTATGCAACCCCGGGGAGAAAGCCTCAACTCTTGATGCAATTGGAGAACTTTGTGAACAAGGAGCTGTATATAATCAGCCCACACGAGCCAAACTTTCAGGAACTGAAACTACAG GTCTACCGTGGTGTCTTTGGTTGTTTCATCAACGCATTCAAGACGTACCAGCCCATTCTTTCTGCTATCAAAAAGGAATATGAAAACACTTTAG CGCATCAGCAGGATCGAATCACAGAACTGGAACCTCTGCGATCCCATCTGAGGCTAGTGACGGAGGAATGTGACAGGAAGATTCAAGCTCGCTGGTCAGAGGAGCAGGCGGAGATTGGTGTCTTGAAAAGGGAGAAGCAGCAACTGTTGAAGGACATTGAGGccatgagagagaaagaaaagtccATGCAGGCAGTG GTGGACCGCCTGCAGTCAGAACTGTCCAATCAGTATCTGCAGTACAGGGATGAGCGCGATGCTCGCAAGTTGCTGATATTGCAGCTCAATGAGCTGACAAGAGGATCTGCGAAGACAGAGCATCCTGCAGATGAAAATAAAG AAGATGCTAAGGACACTGTGGGACTCCAGCTCGCTCTCGAGGTGTGTCGGGGAGACCTGACTAAAGCCCAGGAGGAGCTCACGAGGATGAAAGCAGAATACTGGGATGTTGTACCCCGACGAGACTGGGACACCCTGCAGCTAAAACACCAACAGACCCTACTGCAG ttCAAAACTCTGGAGGGTGACTTTGATCAGCTGAAGAGTGAGTATGACACCCTGCTGGAGCTCCACAAAAGAGGCAACATGCAAGACAAGACACAGGTCTCCATCTCTGTGCAG acgGATGAGAGCGTGTCTCAAGGACAAAGCCAGGTTGAGCCCAACCACCTAGAGGAGCTGATAAACTCTGAAGGCCCTGAGAGCGACACGCTCACTGTCCAGGAGTCTAG gGTCGCAATGGGGACGGCCAAGTCAGACCAGGAAACAGATGAATGTGTGGCCTTGGCTCAAAGCGAAGCAGACGGCAGCAATGACGCTATCTCCCCTCAGAGACCCCACAGTGTGACACACAGCAGCAACGTGGAGCCCAAACCTGAGATATAA